A single Bifidobacterium scardovii JCM 12489 = DSM 13734 DNA region contains:
- a CDS encoding ABC-F family ATP-binding cassette domain-containing protein, giving the protein MPTYDLGLEHVSLAFATKTIFTDVTQGVFEGDRIGIVGRNGDGKSTLLHLFNGTQEPDEGRVTKRGGLTFGMLDQRDPLDDDATVRQAALEGRADYEWAAETRSREIVEALLGGISLDATIGSLSGGQRRRADLARLLLHEWDILALDEPTNHLDVVTIHWMAEHLKNRWSRGQGALLLVTHDRWFLDEVCESMWEVHDGVIDPFEGGYSAYMLQRVERDRQADVRETKRRNLARKELAWLTRGARARSTKQKFHVKAARELIADVPPMRNTVELRQMATSRLGKQVVDLIDVTQIFEKPQGAAAAPSLSNIDPDAAALEDSASRVDVVRAMYAEPQVRGSVEVAVTDLDDPRLVDAGVPEAVEAAQADHGIDAVQGSATPAPEPGARAEDDTAAADATSAARKVTITGRKILDDVTWLIGPGDRFGIVGANGAGKSTLLKLIDGTITPTVGRVNIGKTVKFAVLSQRLDELEKLNKYKIKEVLSRYKPSYVVDGKEVTPGQLMERLGFASAQLMTPIRDLSGGQKRRMQLLLILLDEPNVLIMDEPGNDLDTDMLAVMEDLLDTWPGTLIVVSHDRYLLERVTDQQFALIGGKVRHLPGGVQDYLDMVEDLKNGKVLSQEAPERGSKAAGEDSAGLAEETAAAGTDTEPKLTGKAFHDASKRVAAIERKLAKLEEQKADLEARMAAHDPSDFAGLNDLNQQLQAVADESDSLEMEWMDLSEQME; this is encoded by the coding sequence ATGCCGACTTATGACCTTGGACTTGAACACGTTTCGCTCGCCTTCGCCACGAAGACCATATTCACCGATGTGACGCAGGGCGTATTCGAAGGCGACCGCATCGGCATCGTCGGCCGCAACGGCGACGGCAAGTCCACGCTGCTGCATCTGTTCAACGGCACGCAGGAGCCCGACGAGGGCCGCGTGACCAAGCGGGGCGGCCTGACTTTCGGCATGCTCGACCAGCGCGATCCTCTCGACGACGACGCCACCGTGCGCCAAGCGGCGCTCGAGGGGCGCGCCGACTATGAATGGGCCGCGGAGACCCGTTCGCGCGAGATCGTCGAAGCGCTGCTCGGCGGCATCAGCCTGGACGCCACGATCGGCTCGCTGTCCGGCGGCCAGCGCCGCCGCGCCGATCTCGCCCGCCTGCTGCTGCACGAGTGGGACATCCTCGCGCTGGACGAGCCGACCAACCATCTGGACGTGGTGACGATCCACTGGATGGCCGAGCACCTGAAGAACCGCTGGTCGCGCGGGCAGGGCGCGTTGCTGCTCGTCACCCACGACCGCTGGTTCCTCGACGAGGTCTGCGAGTCCATGTGGGAGGTGCACGACGGCGTGATCGACCCGTTCGAGGGCGGGTACTCCGCGTACATGCTCCAGCGTGTGGAACGCGATCGCCAGGCCGACGTGCGCGAGACGAAGCGGCGCAATCTCGCCCGCAAGGAACTCGCGTGGCTGACCCGCGGCGCCCGCGCCCGCTCCACCAAGCAGAAGTTCCACGTCAAGGCCGCGCGCGAGCTGATCGCCGACGTGCCGCCCATGCGCAACACCGTCGAGCTCAGGCAGATGGCCACGTCCCGCCTGGGCAAGCAGGTGGTCGACCTGATCGACGTCACCCAGATCTTCGAGAAGCCGCAGGGTGCCGCGGCCGCGCCGTCGTTGTCGAACATCGACCCGGATGCGGCGGCGCTGGAGGATTCCGCGTCCCGCGTGGACGTCGTGCGGGCGATGTACGCCGAACCGCAGGTGCGCGGCTCGGTCGAGGTGGCCGTCACCGATCTGGATGACCCGCGCCTGGTCGACGCCGGGGTGCCGGAGGCCGTGGAGGCCGCGCAGGCCGATCACGGTATCGATGCGGTCCAAGGCTCCGCCACGCCGGCGCCGGAGCCGGGCGCACGGGCCGAGGACGACACCGCGGCGGCCGACGCCACATCCGCCGCCCGCAAGGTCACCATCACCGGGCGCAAGATCCTCGACGATGTGACCTGGCTGATCGGTCCCGGCGACCGCTTCGGCATCGTCGGCGCGAACGGCGCCGGCAAGTCGACCCTCCTGAAGCTCATCGACGGCACGATCACGCCGACCGTCGGGCGCGTGAACATCGGCAAGACGGTCAAATTCGCGGTGCTTTCGCAGCGGCTCGACGAGCTGGAGAAGCTCAACAAGTACAAGATCAAGGAAGTGCTGAGCCGCTACAAGCCAAGCTATGTCGTCGACGGCAAGGAAGTGACCCCGGGCCAGCTCATGGAGCGCCTCGGTTTCGCGTCCGCGCAGCTCATGACGCCGATCCGCGACCTGTCGGGCGGGCAAAAGCGGCGCATGCAGCTGCTGCTGATCCTGCTCGACGAGCCGAATGTGCTCATCATGGACGAGCCCGGCAACGACCTGGACACCGACATGCTCGCCGTGATGGAGGATCTGCTCGACACCTGGCCCGGCACGCTCATCGTCGTGTCGCATGACCGGTACCTGCTCGAACGCGTCACCGACCAGCAGTTCGCGCTGATCGGCGGCAAGGTGCGGCATCTGCCCGGCGGCGTGCAGGATTACCTCGACATGGTCGAGGACCTCAAAAACGGCAAGGTGCTCTCCCAGGAGGCGCCGGAGCGCGGTTCCAAGGCCGCGGGGGAGGACTCCGCCGGGCTCGCCGAGGAAACGGCCGCGGCAGGAACCGACACCGAGCCGAAGCTCACCGGCAAGGCCTTCCACGACGCCAGCAAGCGCGTCGCCGCCATCGAGCGCAAGCTCGCCAAGCTGGAGGAGCAGAAGGCCGATCTGGAAGCCCGCATGGCCGCGCACGATCCGAGCGATTTCGCCGGGCTCAACGACCTCAACCAGCAGCTCCAGGCGGTCGCCGACGAGTCGGACTCCCTGGAAATGGAATGGATGGACCTCTCCGAGCAGATGGAGTAG
- a CDS encoding type 1 glutamine amidotransferase, which yields MTQPQVLILQHVPWEKPGRILENLEDLELATQTLNIAKKKKPDLPDFNEVAGVVIMGGPMGALDYDKYPGLKMEAKLARAAISVGKPVIGVCLGHQIIAAALGAKLERGEAPEIGFAPIKRVDRHDYFSMWNKQINVLHWHNDVVGLPADAQLLARSSSTKVQAFRFGSALGLQFHLEVTAPILEEWLDEPSMVKDLKAAGGSKSKLRDDFAEYNPQLQPLAEQVFSGFAARCNTYAQSLEA from the coding sequence ATGACGCAGCCGCAGGTGTTGATTTTGCAGCACGTCCCGTGGGAGAAGCCGGGACGGATTTTGGAGAACCTCGAGGACCTTGAACTGGCGACGCAGACGTTGAACATCGCGAAGAAAAAGAAGCCGGATCTGCCGGACTTCAACGAGGTCGCCGGCGTGGTGATCATGGGCGGCCCCATGGGCGCGCTCGATTACGACAAGTATCCGGGGCTGAAGATGGAGGCGAAGCTCGCCCGGGCGGCGATCAGCGTCGGCAAGCCGGTGATCGGCGTATGCCTCGGCCATCAGATCATCGCGGCCGCGCTGGGGGCCAAGCTCGAACGCGGCGAGGCTCCGGAGATCGGGTTCGCCCCCATCAAGCGCGTGGACCGGCACGATTACTTCTCGATGTGGAACAAGCAGATCAACGTGCTGCACTGGCACAACGACGTGGTCGGACTGCCGGCCGACGCGCAGCTGCTCGCCCGGTCCTCGTCCACCAAGGTGCAGGCCTTCCGCTTCGGTTCGGCGCTCGGGCTGCAATTCCATCTGGAAGTGACCGCGCCGATCCTCGAGGAGTGGCTGGACGAACCGTCCATGGTCAAGGATCTCAAGGCGGCCGGCGGCTCCAAGTCGAAACTGCGTGATGATTTCGCCGAATACAACCCGCAGCTGCAGCCGCTCGCCGAGCAGGTGTTCTCCGGGTTCGCGGCCCGTTGCAACACCTACGCCCAGTCGCTCGAGGCCTGA
- the cysS gene encoding cysteine--tRNA ligase, protein MTQAPESSNSNTSATPAVARAAAGLKLYDTASHAVSAFTPLKAGNVGIYVCGATVQSSPHIGHIRAAVAFDVVRRWFLRLGYKVTFIRNVTDIDDKILDKAAAAGQQWWERAYFYEREFTQAYDTLGVLPPTYEPRATGHMMDMVALIQRIIDNGHGYVVKDQDGKPTGNVYFDVASWPHYGELTHQKQGADGAAPAEVDEAAAVADRMGPSVDAAGGDKYNPVDPADMSPDKRDPRDFALWKAPKDTDPLDARWDTPFGVGRPGWHIECSAMSHRYLQDMFDIHGGGLDLRFPHHENEMAQTRAAGYESAARWMHSAWVTTKGEKMSKSLGTGLSVPSVLAEHSAWVVRYALGSVQYRSMLEWSDQALVEAQAAYDRVSNFIERAGVALGGQPGREEIAAIGADELPADFVAAMNDDVNVSGATAAIFTAIRSGNTLLSQLADRADSEAARAEVREALVAVRAMLDTLGLDPLAEPWIGGGAGTAGEGDNAEHDALDALVSGELQARADARKARDFAKADAIRDALGAAGIAIEDGPQGSTWSLK, encoded by the coding sequence ATGACACAAGCCCCAGAATCAAGCAATTCCAACACTTCCGCAACACCGGCAGTGGCCCGGGCCGCCGCCGGCCTGAAACTGTACGACACCGCGTCGCATGCGGTGTCGGCGTTCACGCCGCTGAAAGCGGGGAACGTGGGGATCTACGTGTGCGGCGCGACGGTGCAGTCGTCGCCCCACATCGGCCACATCCGCGCGGCCGTCGCGTTCGACGTGGTGCGCCGGTGGTTCCTGCGGCTGGGTTACAAGGTCACGTTCATCCGCAACGTGACCGACATCGACGACAAGATTCTCGACAAGGCCGCAGCGGCCGGCCAGCAGTGGTGGGAGCGCGCGTACTTCTACGAGCGCGAGTTCACGCAGGCGTACGATACGCTCGGCGTGCTGCCCCCGACCTACGAGCCGCGCGCCACCGGACACATGATGGACATGGTCGCGCTGATCCAGCGGATCATCGACAACGGCCATGGCTACGTAGTCAAGGACCAGGACGGCAAGCCGACCGGCAACGTGTACTTCGACGTGGCGAGCTGGCCGCACTACGGCGAGCTGACGCACCAGAAGCAGGGCGCGGACGGCGCCGCCCCGGCCGAGGTGGATGAGGCCGCCGCGGTGGCCGACCGCATGGGGCCGAGCGTCGACGCCGCCGGCGGCGACAAGTACAATCCGGTCGACCCGGCCGACATGTCCCCCGACAAGCGCGATCCGCGCGATTTCGCGCTGTGGAAGGCTCCGAAGGACACCGATCCGCTGGATGCCCGGTGGGATACCCCGTTCGGCGTCGGGCGCCCGGGCTGGCACATCGAGTGCTCGGCGATGAGCCACCGCTATCTGCAGGATATGTTCGACATCCACGGCGGCGGGCTCGACCTGCGCTTCCCCCACCACGAGAACGAGATGGCGCAGACCCGCGCGGCCGGCTACGAGTCGGCGGCCCGCTGGATGCACTCGGCGTGGGTGACCACCAAGGGCGAGAAGATGAGCAAGTCGCTGGGCACCGGCCTGTCGGTGCCGAGCGTGCTGGCCGAGCATTCCGCATGGGTGGTGCGCTATGCGCTCGGCTCCGTGCAATACCGGTCGATGCTGGAATGGTCCGATCAGGCGCTGGTCGAGGCGCAAGCCGCGTACGACCGCGTGTCGAACTTCATCGAGCGCGCCGGCGTCGCCCTGGGCGGGCAGCCCGGCCGCGAGGAGATCGCCGCCATCGGCGCGGACGAACTGCCGGCCGATTTCGTGGCCGCGATGAACGACGACGTGAACGTGTCGGGCGCCACCGCCGCGATCTTCACCGCCATCCGCTCCGGCAACACGCTGCTGTCCCAGCTGGCCGACCGCGCCGACTCCGAGGCGGCGCGCGCCGAGGTGCGCGAGGCGCTGGTCGCCGTGCGCGCGATGCTCGACACCCTCGGCCTCGATCCGCTGGCCGAGCCGTGGATCGGCGGCGGCGCCGGAACCGCCGGCGAGGGCGACAACGCCGAGCACGATGCGCTCGACGCGCTGGTGTCGGGCGAGCTGCAGGCCCGCGCCGACGCGCGCAAGGCCCGTGACTTCGCCAAGGCCGACGCGATCCGCGATGCCCTCGGCGCCGCCGGCATCGCCATCGAGGACGGCCCGCAGGGCAGCACCTGGAGCCTGAAGTAG
- a CDS encoding cation transporter — protein MPQKRIERKALIVGIVVNVLQVAAGLAVFFMTGLKAMFLDAAFTAISVLSGFVAAYLSSRTVRTTDRFPNGMFALEPIYAICKAMLTLSLLLFSLIDVTQVAYNYFALGIGSRIETGPVVIYEILTVIVCFALYMYYRSENHKIRNSSTMLTAEQKSTLVDGSMSFGIGVVAVFLLLLPTGTPLDFLHYTGDFFITFAIVALTIKEPIGVLRDALVELVGGVHDDDEINAMVEAEAQRHLPEGTDYEQTLIFKTGMNYTVDVYLSGTGTTIDVADLVECKRELERELTKRLHIVDVDFVFD, from the coding sequence ATGCCTCAAAAAAGAATAGAACGCAAAGCCCTGATCGTTGGCATCGTCGTCAACGTGCTGCAAGTCGCGGCCGGTCTGGCCGTGTTCTTCATGACCGGCCTCAAGGCCATGTTCCTGGACGCCGCATTTACCGCCATCTCCGTGTTATCCGGGTTCGTCGCGGCCTACCTGTCCTCGCGCACCGTGCGCACCACCGACCGCTTCCCGAACGGCATGTTCGCCCTCGAGCCGATCTACGCGATCTGCAAGGCGATGCTCACGCTCTCCCTGCTGCTGTTCTCACTGATCGACGTGACGCAGGTGGCTTACAACTACTTCGCGCTCGGCATCGGATCGCGCATCGAGACCGGGCCGGTCGTGATCTACGAGATCCTGACCGTGATCGTCTGCTTCGCCCTGTACATGTACTACCGCAGCGAAAACCACAAGATCCGCAATTCGAGCACCATGCTCACCGCCGAGCAGAAAAGCACGCTGGTCGACGGATCGATGTCGTTCGGTATCGGCGTGGTCGCCGTGTTCCTCCTGCTGCTGCCGACCGGCACGCCCCTCGACTTCCTGCACTACACCGGCGACTTCTTCATCACCTTCGCGATCGTGGCCCTGACCATCAAGGAGCCGATCGGCGTGCTGCGCGACGCGCTGGTGGAGCTGGTCGGCGGCGTGCACGACGACGACGAGATCAACGCGATGGTCGAGGCCGAGGCCCAGCGCCATCTGCCTGAAGGCACCGACTACGAGCAGACCCTGATCTTCAAGACCGGCATGAACTACACGGTCGACGTCTACCTGTCCGGAACGGGCACCACGATCGACGTGGCCGACCTGGTCGAGTGCAAGCGCGAGCTCGAACGCGAGCTGACCAAGCGGCTGCACATCGTCGACGTCGACTTCGTGTTCGACTGA